From the genome of Rhodospirillaceae bacterium:
TCAACTGCGGCAACATTTCCGACCGGAGGGCCCAGACAATCTTCTGCCTTTCCGCATCACGCAAAGGGTTGGTTATGAAGTTCGGCGTCAGGTAGAACATATAAACCGCGCTGAATATCAGAAAGAATATACCGGTGGCTAATTCTGCCATTCGGTATTTAATTATTTTTAGTCGCTCTCCTCTTCGGCGGCTTTGTCTTCTTCAAATACTTCGTCGAATTGATGAATGGCATGGGCCATGGTCGGCCAACCGGTATAGGCGCCGGTTTGGATGATCACTTCCATGATCTCTTCCTTGGTGATGCCGATGTGCTGAGCACTGCGATAATGAGAATGGTTTCCGGTCGGTCGGCACATCGCAATATTCGCCGCTAACGTAATCAGCTGACGCTCGCGCATGGTAAGATGCGGGCGGTTCCAAATGTCACCAAAAAGATGGCCGACGGACAATTCATACATGTCCTGATAATGTTTTTTTTGATCGAGCATGGTATCTTCACGCCCCAACTCCCGCAGGGTCTCTATTCCCTTTTTAAAACGGTCTTCGTATTCACCCATCGTCATTCCTCTCTAACTAATTTTTTCTATGTTTATACTTCAGGCCCCTAAGGTGCAGCTTAGTTTAGATCAGCAAAAGAAATTAGGACAACGGTTCGTAGAAAATGGAGAAGGACACTCTCAGATCAGGCATTCACGATATCCTTCATCCAACGTTTTCCAATTCGGTTGTTCGAGCTATGTTTAAATCAGAATTTGCCAATTTCAACTGATCCTAACTCTGCCTTAGGCGAGGTTTTCCTTAAGGAAACAGGTCACTCGATTGTCTCGTTGAGACATCTGGATTGATTGAAAAAATATATATTATTTTAATTTCTTTAATGATCGTGTATATTTTTAACCTGAAATTCGACGGGCTAATGAGACGTGAATTTGAAACCTGAGCGACCATAACGGCGTTCAATAAATCAACGGGCGGGATCAATTAACATGAAAATACTTCGCTTTAACGACGACCAAATTGGAATTCTCAAGAATGGTGATCGGGTGGTCGATGTCAGTGAAATAATCAGCCACCGTGCCGAAAGAGGCCCGCAACGCGTTATGGATGTCTTGATCGAGGGTTTCGAGACCTATCGTAGTGAAATCGATAAAATCGTCGCCGCCACGGATGGTGTTGCATTAACGGACGTCACCTTATTGGCTCCCATGCCGCGACCGAGCAAATGCTTGGCGGCATTTGTGAACTATCTTGATAAACCGGGTCGCACCGTAGAGCAGTTGCCAAACGAATTTTTTCACAAAGCACCGGAGTTGGTGGGGCCAGAGGGAACCATCGAACTGGTCAATATTCCTGCCGTTGAAGTCTATCATGCGGAAGCCGAATTTGCCTTTGTCATGTCCAAGCAAGCCAAGCATGTCAGTGAAGCGGACGCGATGGACTATGTCTTTGGGTACGTCCCATTCTTTGATGTTTCAGCACGCGGCATGATCCGGCGCAGTCAATTGATCCCCAAAGGCCAACATACTTTCTCACCGTGTGGGCCTTGGATCACCACCAAAGATGAAATCCCCGACCCCTATAATCTGCAGGTGAAGTCTTGGGTGAATGGAGAGGCACGCCAGAACTACAGCACCGGCGACATGGG
Proteins encoded in this window:
- a CDS encoding carboxymuconolactone decarboxylase family protein translates to MGEYEDRFKKGIETLRELGREDTMLDQKKHYQDMYELSVGHLFGDIWNRPHLTMRERQLITLAANIAMCRPTGNHSHYRSAQHIGITKEEIMEVIIQTGAYTGWPTMAHAIHQFDEVFEEDKAAEEESD
- a CDS encoding fumarylacetoacetate hydrolase family protein, with protein sequence MKILRFNDDQIGILKNGDRVVDVSEIISHRAERGPQRVMDVLIEGFETYRSEIDKIVAATDGVALTDVTLLAPMPRPSKCLAAFVNYLDKPGRTVEQLPNEFFHKAPELVGPEGTIELVNIPAVEVYHAEAEFAFVMSKQAKHVSEADAMDYVFGYVPFFDVSARGMIRRSQLIPKGQHTFSPCGPWITTKDEIPDPYNLQVKSWVNGEARQNYSTGDMGHKIDDQISWVSKYQMLQPGDIIATGTHHDGIGPINVGDTLEIEIEKLGRARFFIKGDSPRKDIEWLAGQNKPAQPVGTPITIV